The proteins below are encoded in one region of bacterium:
- a CDS encoding DUF2089 domain-containing protein, which translates to MELKKLKGCPSCNGEVIVTEYYCPKCDITVRGKFEAGPFDNLNREQVGIVGAFLASGGNIKQMEARLGLSYPTVKTRLREINIALGLDEIPIESNDRIDILKNLEEGKMDV; encoded by the coding sequence ATGGAACTGAAAAAACTAAAAGGGTGCCCATCTTGTAATGGCGAGGTAATTGTCACAGAATACTATTGTCCTAAATGTGATATTACTGTTCGCGGTAAATTTGAGGCGGGACCTTTTGATAATTTGAATCGAGAGCAAGTAGGGATAGTGGGGGCTTTTTTGGCATCCGGAGGAAATATTAAGCAAATGGAGGCGCGCCTTGGACTTAGTTATCCGACAGTAAAAACCCGTCTTCGAGAGATAAATATCGCACTTGGCCTCGATGAGATACCTATCGAATCAAATGATAGGATTGATATCTTGAAAAACCTTGAAGAAGGCAAAATGGATGTT
- a CDS encoding leucine--tRNA ligase codes for MPFEDIEKKWQTRWREAEVFKTPENPGEDKFYLLEMFAYPSGDVHMGHFRNYSIGDLVWRYMRMRGKKMLHPFGWDSFGLPAEQAAIKRGVHPGEWTERNIATGKSTLQALGVSFDWEREIATSRPEYYKWTQWVFVQLYKRGLAYQKEAMVNWCPECNTVLANEQVTGGCCWRHENTPVQRKSLKQWFFKITDYAQRLLDDLDKLEHWSDTLKGIQRYWIGRSEGANVLFSVVETGDDLPVFTTRPDTVYGVTFMAIAPEAELMKKLVGICPNREAVEEYIQKTALKSEIERMAEDREKDGVFTGLHVHNPFNGDNVPLFVADYVLAGYGSGAVMAVPAHDQRDFEFAKKYDIKIEVVINPKGVNLDPGAMTEAFTEPGFIVNSAQFNGMESLEAKKRIVEFGAVEHHAEPTIQFRLRDWLISRQRYWGAPIPVVHCEKCGIVPVPEEDLPVILPHVEDFLPRGRSPLSDVPEFMNTTCPVCGGPARRDPDTMDTYVCSSWYELRYLDPNNDSAAFSVEEAKKWFPVDLYIGGIEHATSHLLYFRWITKVLFDMGLLPVDEPVVKMFNHGMVCDEQGDKMSKSKGNVISPIEIADKHGVDVSRTAMFFFAPPGHEISWNEDGMKGAERFLRRIDSLVSGNIDKSAVADSVDGLNERDMELYKTLHRTIKAVTDDIEGMSYNTAIARLMEFINIVSPEDMAGSRIAYSIADSLARMIAPFAPHLAEELNERLGYDEFIVERQWPTWDESVIALDTVEIGVQVSGKLRGTINISPDADQDTAIKSAMEVANVQRNLEGKKILKVIYVKGRILNIIAK; via the coding sequence ATGCCTTTCGAAGATATAGAAAAAAAATGGCAAACCCGATGGCGCGAAGCCGAGGTTTTTAAAACCCCGGAAAATCCCGGTGAGGATAAGTTCTATCTATTGGAGATGTTTGCATACCCAAGCGGGGATGTTCACATGGGGCACTTCCGTAATTACTCTATTGGTGATTTGGTCTGGCGGTATATGCGTATGCGCGGCAAAAAAATGCTCCATCCTTTTGGTTGGGATTCTTTCGGACTACCCGCCGAACAAGCCGCCATAAAACGAGGAGTTCATCCGGGCGAATGGACTGAGAGAAATATTGCTACCGGAAAGAGCACGCTTCAAGCGCTCGGTGTTTCATTCGATTGGGAGCGCGAGATAGCCACTAGCAGACCTGAATACTATAAATGGACACAATGGGTGTTTGTTCAGCTATATAAAAGGGGCCTCGCATATCAAAAAGAGGCCATGGTGAATTGGTGCCCGGAATGTAACACCGTTCTGGCGAACGAACAGGTTACTGGCGGATGTTGCTGGCGCCATGAGAACACACCGGTTCAACGGAAATCGCTCAAGCAGTGGTTTTTCAAAATTACAGACTATGCTCAGCGATTGCTCGATGATCTCGACAAACTCGAACATTGGTCGGACACACTCAAGGGTATTCAGCGATATTGGATAGGTCGTTCAGAAGGCGCAAATGTTTTATTTTCAGTGGTTGAAACCGGCGATGACCTTCCGGTGTTCACTACTCGACCGGACACAGTCTATGGCGTAACCTTTATGGCAATTGCGCCAGAGGCTGAACTTATGAAAAAACTCGTCGGCATCTGCCCGAACCGCGAGGCCGTCGAGGAGTATATTCAAAAAACAGCTTTGAAGAGCGAGATCGAACGCATGGCCGAAGACCGCGAGAAGGACGGCGTTTTCACCGGCCTTCATGTGCACAATCCCTTCAACGGCGACAATGTGCCGCTGTTTGTCGCGGATTATGTGCTCGCGGGCTACGGTTCTGGTGCGGTGATGGCAGTCCCGGCGCACGACCAGCGCGATTTCGAATTTGCCAAGAAATATGATATAAAGATCGAGGTAGTCATCAACCCGAAGGGCGTAAACCTCGACCCCGGTGCGATGACCGAGGCGTTCACCGAACCGGGTTTTATTGTCAATTCGGCGCAGTTCAACGGGATGGAGTCGCTCGAAGCCAAGAAGCGCATTGTCGAGTTTGGTGCGGTGGAGCATCACGCAGAACCAACGATACAGTTCCGGCTTCGCGACTGGCTTATAAGTAGGCAACGATATTGGGGCGCGCCTATCCCGGTTGTCCATTGCGAGAAATGCGGGATAGTGCCGGTTCCGGAGGAAGACTTGCCGGTTATATTACCTCATGTCGAGGATTTTCTTCCAAGAGGAAGAAGCCCTCTGTCCGATGTTCCAGAGTTTATGAATACAACCTGCCCGGTCTGCGGAGGCCCCGCGCGCCGCGACCCTGATACCATGGACACCTATGTTTGTAGCAGTTGGTATGAACTACGCTATCTCGATCCTAATAACGATAGCGCTGCCTTTTCGGTCGAAGAAGCCAAGAAATGGTTCCCGGTTGATTTATACATAGGCGGTATCGAGCATGCAACCAGCCATCTTCTGTATTTTCGTTGGATTACAAAGGTTCTTTTCGATATGGGGCTTCTGCCGGTGGATGAACCGGTGGTGAAAATGTTCAACCACGGTATGGTCTGCGACGAGCAAGGCGACAAGATGTCCAAATCCAAGGGCAATGTGATTAGCCCGATCGAGATTGCGGATAAGCACGGTGTCGATGTTTCGCGCACGGCGATGTTCTTTTTCGCGCCTCCGGGGCACGAGATATCGTGGAATGAGGATGGCATGAAAGGGGCAGAGCGCTTCCTTCGCCGAATTGATTCGCTCGTCAGTGGTAACATAGACAAGAGCGCGGTTGCCGATTCGGTCGATGGTTTGAACGAGCGAGATATGGAGCTTTATAAAACTCTTCATCGCACAATAAAGGCCGTCACAGATGACATAGAAGGGATGTCCTACAACACCGCCATCGCGCGCCTTATGGAGTTCATCAATATCGTTTCGCCTGAAGATATGGCCGGTTCGCGCATCGCGTATTCGATAGCCGACAGCCTAGCGCGCATGATCGCGCCGTTTGCGCCGCACCTTGCGGAGGAACTCAATGAGCGTCTCGGATATGACGAGTTTATTGTCGAAAGGCAATGGCCGACCTGGGATGAATCGGTTATCGCGCTTGACACGGTGGAGATAGGCGTTCAGGTAAGCGGTAAACTCCGAGGCACAATAAATATCTCGCCCGATGCCGATCAGGACACGGCGATTAAATCAGCGATGGAGGTTGCTAATGTTCAACGCAATCTTGAAGGCAAAAAGATACTTAAGGTGATCTATGTAAAAGGCCGAATATTGAACATAATCGCGAAATAA
- a CDS encoding HD domain-containing protein, whose product MKKLWQKLSIIEEISDAALREKVRKTMESAIQTAGWTEKQALDIPFTLLIPKTKVSLIEHTKQVTLMALENAERMAEAYDGYKFDRDVLIAGGILHDVGKFLEYKFENGKYVKSQIGKFLRHPFSGCAFAYKMGLPPEICHCIAVHAHEGDGGWRSLEAIAINKADFTNFNSLQEVELA is encoded by the coding sequence ATGAAAAAACTTTGGCAAAAATTATCGATCATCGAGGAAATATCAGACGCGGCGCTGCGTGAGAAAGTCCGCAAAACCATGGAATCAGCCATCCAGACGGCAGGATGGACAGAGAAGCAAGCGCTCGATATACCTTTTACTCTGCTAATTCCCAAAACAAAAGTCTCGCTGATCGAGCACACAAAACAAGTTACACTGATGGCTCTTGAAAACGCGGAACGCATGGCTGAAGCCTATGATGGTTACAAATTCGACCGCGATGTTCTAATCGCTGGCGGCATTCTCCACGATGTTGGCAAATTTCTCGAATATAAATTTGAAAACGGCAAATATGTCAAATCCCAAATTGGTAAATTCTTAAGACATCCATTCAGTGGCTGCGCTTTTGCATATAAAATGGGACTTCCCCCCGAGATATGCCATTGTATTGCGGTCCATGCCCACGAAGGCGACGGCGGGTGGCGAAGCCTCGAGGCAATCGCCATAAACAAAGCCGATTTCACAAATTTCAATTCGCTTCAGGAAGTAGAATTGGCATGA
- a CDS encoding asparaginase, protein MKIRIIITGGTFDKHYDELKGELTFKDSHLPEILKYVRCTVPIEIEINQLLDSLQFKDSNRMKILESCRWSDEEKLIITHGTDTMSETAELIGKANLEKTIVITGSMVPYSFSQSDALFNLGCAVMAIQLLPPGVFIVMNGRVFKWDNVKKNKELGVFQEVAV, encoded by the coding sequence ATGAAGATAAGAATTATTATTACAGGCGGGACTTTCGACAAGCATTACGATGAGTTAAAAGGAGAACTAACCTTTAAAGATTCCCACCTTCCAGAAATACTAAAATATGTTCGATGCACTGTCCCAATTGAGATCGAGATCAATCAATTATTGGATAGCCTTCAATTCAAAGACTCTAACCGAATGAAGATACTCGAATCGTGCAGGTGGTCAGATGAAGAAAAATTAATTATTACTCATGGCACCGATACCATGTCTGAAACTGCGGAACTTATAGGTAAAGCTAATCTCGAGAAGACAATTGTTATCACCGGTTCGATGGTGCCCTACAGTTTCAGCCAATCAGATGCGCTTTTCAATCTCGGATGCGCTGTAATGGCGATTCAACTGCTTCCGCCGGGTGTATTTATTGTTATGAACGGCAGGGTGTTTAAATGGGATAATGTCAAGAAAAACAAGGAACTTGGTGTGTTTCAAGAGGTTGCTGTATAG
- a CDS encoding pyridoxal-phosphate dependent enzyme, which translates to MIDLTIDEKQIERSAKHCKERGILLPTFAQMRDPSLVPQKIKDDLKTVGLWDIHPRNLFRITWKNEPVKTGGGYSGVNYMELPQELTGVRARIIALVGKWFPTGAHKVGATYGCIAPRLVTGQFEPTKQKAVWPSTGNYCRGGAYVSSLLACESIAILPEEMSQERFEWLKIVAGEIIATPGCESNVKEIFDKCWELKKVRDDIVIFNQFDEFGNHLWHYYVTGSAMEEVLQKELGEHGRFAGLVSNSGSAGTLGCGDYLKEVYPNSKIAVGEALQCPTLLNNGFGGHRIEGIGDKHVPWIHNVRNSDMVIDIDDEHTIRLMRLFNESAGKDFIVKQGVPEDIVANLDLLGISSIANVIGAIKMAKYYELDENDVVITVFTDSMELYNSRMAELKIKKPEYTEVDASRDFGLLQDIGIDWLKELTYSEKKRIHNLKYYTWIEQQNRELSELNAQWYDHDYWNRIHNMVDDIDSVITDFNKRLM; encoded by the coding sequence ATGATAGATTTAACAATCGATGAAAAGCAGATAGAGCGTTCAGCTAAGCACTGCAAGGAGCGCGGAATATTACTTCCTACTTTTGCGCAGATGCGTGATCCCAGTCTTGTTCCGCAAAAGATCAAAGACGATCTTAAAACTGTTGGGCTTTGGGATATACATCCTCGCAATCTTTTTAGAATTACCTGGAAAAATGAGCCTGTTAAGACCGGTGGTGGCTATAGTGGAGTCAATTATATGGAATTGCCGCAAGAACTTACAGGTGTTCGCGCGCGCATAATAGCGCTTGTTGGTAAGTGGTTTCCCACCGGCGCACACAAGGTTGGTGCGACTTATGGATGTATTGCTCCTAGGCTTGTTACAGGCCAGTTCGAACCCACGAAACAAAAAGCGGTGTGGCCTTCTACTGGGAATTATTGCCGAGGGGGTGCTTATGTTTCCTCGCTACTTGCATGTGAATCAATCGCTATTCTTCCCGAGGAGATGTCGCAAGAACGCTTCGAGTGGCTGAAAATTGTGGCAGGTGAGATCATCGCTACTCCCGGATGTGAGAGCAATGTAAAAGAAATTTTTGATAAATGCTGGGAGCTAAAAAAAGTGCGCGATGACATCGTTATTTTCAATCAATTCGATGAATTCGGGAACCACCTTTGGCACTACTATGTTACTGGTAGTGCAATGGAGGAGGTTTTGCAGAAGGAACTGGGTGAACATGGGCGATTTGCCGGCTTGGTCTCTAACTCCGGCTCGGCAGGCACACTTGGGTGTGGCGATTATCTTAAAGAAGTATATCCAAACTCGAAAATTGCTGTGGGTGAAGCCCTCCAATGCCCGACACTCTTGAATAATGGTTTCGGAGGCCACCGCATAGAAGGTATCGGCGATAAGCATGTGCCATGGATACACAATGTTCGCAATTCGGATATGGTCATTGATATCGATGATGAACATACCATACGCCTTATGCGGCTTTTCAACGAATCAGCCGGAAAAGACTTCATTGTAAAACAAGGTGTGCCGGAAGATATTGTCGCAAACCTCGATCTTCTCGGGATTTCGTCGATTGCAAATGTTATCGGGGCCATAAAGATGGCTAAATATTATGAACTCGACGAAAACGATGTTGTGATAACAGTTTTCACTGATTCGATGGAGCTTTACAACTCTCGTATGGCCGAACTCAAAATAAAAAAACCCGAATATACCGAGGTGGATGCTTCGCGTGATTTCGGTCTCTTGCAAGATATTGGAATCGATTGGCTTAAAGAGTTGACCTATTCCGAAAAGAAGCGAATTCATAATTTGAAATATTATACATGGATTGAGCAACAGAATCGTGAGCTTTCAGAGCTTAATGCACAATGGTATGACCACGATTATTGGAACAGAATACACAATATGGTCGATGATATCGATAGCGTAATAACAGATTTCAATAAAAGGCTGATGTAA
- a CDS encoding XdhC family protein produces the protein MHENPLDKALECRKSGVEFVMITVVSAKGSSPGKPGARLVVSHEVLVGTVGGGMLEKVAIDKARETLSTKEHSLITYNLDDEATEGAKSLGMACGGEVTLFFEYFKPAEKVYVWGAGHIGKLLAEMLSSLGFELILIDDRPEMKETIKAGFRIFIGDFESVNIGEVITEGSFHVVVTHAHDHDYKVLNRIFRECDNPRYVGLVSSRKKRELILGKLKSDLGEKADLSCLYTPAGIYLGGDTPTEIALSIVAEIQVVRNCIEGQKHLRDQ, from the coding sequence ATGCACGAAAATCCTTTGGATAAAGCACTTGAGTGCCGAAAATCAGGCGTCGAGTTTGTGATGATAACTGTAGTTTCCGCTAAAGGGTCTTCACCCGGTAAGCCTGGCGCAAGGCTTGTGGTGTCGCATGAGGTGTTGGTTGGAACAGTCGGCGGTGGCATGTTAGAGAAGGTAGCGATAGATAAGGCGCGCGAGACGCTTTCCACTAAAGAACATTCGTTAATTACATATAATTTGGACGACGAAGCCACAGAAGGCGCAAAATCCTTGGGCATGGCTTGCGGTGGTGAGGTAACGCTTTTCTTTGAATATTTTAAACCGGCGGAAAAGGTCTATGTATGGGGTGCAGGGCACATTGGGAAATTACTAGCGGAAATGTTATCCAGCCTTGGATTTGAATTAATTCTAATTGATGACAGACCGGAGATGAAGGAAACCATCAAAGCTGGATTTAGAATATTTATCGGCGATTTCGAAAGTGTGAATATTGGAGAGGTTATTACGGAAGGCTCTTTCCATGTTGTAGTGACCCACGCCCACGATCATGATTATAAGGTTCTAAATAGGATTTTCAGGGAATGCGATAATCCAAGATATGTTGGTCTCGTTTCGTCGAGAAAAAAGCGCGAGCTTATTCTCGGTAAACTTAAATCTGATTTAGGCGAAAAAGCCGATTTGTCATGTCTATACACACCGGCGGGTATTTACCTCGGTGGTGATACCCCAACGGAAATCGCTCTTTCAATAGTTGCGGAGATTCAGGTGGTTCGCAATTGTATCGAAGGCCAAAAACATCTTAGAGACCAATGA
- a CDS encoding DUF364 domain-containing protein — translation MPILEDLIKTISDEPVDDIIIGIYATLICAGECGLSSTLRYGIRPHRPVEDCGELTGKSTGQLAKFLFSDYLIEAGIGMAAINASLPRIDSNTPILNAKNLIYKKGVGKIVALIGHFPFVENSHEFKELMVFEKFPTEGDLREQDIPFLLNKADVVAITATSIPNHTFEDILTHCKGGSYKIVLGPTTPLSPILFDYGIDAISGSIVRDRVLVKRQVKEGISFKNIGGTDKVTLFKEDYARKSFG, via the coding sequence ATGCCAATTCTTGAAGACCTTATAAAAACTATTTCTGATGAGCCTGTGGATGATATTATCATAGGTATATATGCAACCCTTATATGCGCTGGAGAGTGTGGGCTGTCCAGCACGCTTCGATATGGCATCCGACCTCACAGACCTGTCGAGGATTGCGGAGAATTGACGGGAAAATCGACTGGTCAACTGGCAAAATTCTTGTTTTCAGATTACCTCATCGAGGCAGGTATAGGTATGGCTGCGATTAACGCGTCTTTACCTCGAATAGACTCTAATACGCCTATTTTAAACGCAAAAAATCTGATATACAAGAAGGGTGTGGGGAAAATAGTTGCTTTAATTGGCCATTTTCCCTTTGTCGAGAATTCTCATGAATTCAAAGAATTAATGGTTTTCGAGAAATTTCCCACAGAGGGAGACCTTCGTGAGCAAGATATACCTTTTTTGCTAAATAAAGCCGATGTGGTCGCAATAACCGCGACATCTATACCAAACCACACCTTCGAGGATATTCTAACCCATTGTAAAGGTGGAAGTTATAAAATTGTTCTTGGCCCGACAACACCGCTTTCGCCTATTCTCTTCGATTATGGAATCGACGCTATTTCTGGTTCGATAGTAAGAGATCGAGTGCTGGTTAAGCGGCAAGTAAAAGAGGGGATATCATTCAAAAACATCGGTGGAACGGACAAGGTTACTTTATTTAAGGAAGATTATGCACGAAAATCCTTTGGATAA
- a CDS encoding FAD binding domain-containing protein: protein MAIVFRPKDLDEALRIRYDKAAIPFAGGTDLMVKHKQCLCSLPSFDKPVLHIGHLKELRVVTSDNENIYFGGACTLTEILEHKLTPKLLKMAISRMASVATRNIATIGGNICNASPAGDTLPPLYVLDAKLHLISASDERILPIGDFIIGPCLVDLKDDEILEAVIIPKVNFDCISYHKAGTRRATALSKLSFVGLARVCEEHIEDIRIAFGAVAPKVVRSRETELTIIGADAKSLALMEDEIINSYSQKIRPINDQRSTAEYRKTVCLRLLRNYLKELI, encoded by the coding sequence ATGGCGATAGTATTCAGACCGAAAGATTTAGACGAAGCACTGAGAATACGATACGACAAGGCCGCAATTCCGTTTGCAGGTGGCACTGACCTTATGGTCAAGCACAAGCAGTGCCTTTGTTCCCTTCCAAGCTTCGATAAGCCGGTCTTGCATATTGGGCATCTAAAAGAGCTTCGTGTCGTGACCTCCGATAATGAGAATATCTATTTTGGAGGAGCATGCACTCTTACCGAGATACTAGAACATAAACTTACGCCCAAGCTCTTGAAAATGGCTATCTCACGGATGGCTTCTGTCGCGACGCGTAATATAGCGACCATAGGAGGAAATATTTGTAACGCCTCTCCAGCAGGTGACACACTTCCACCACTCTATGTCTTGGACGCGAAACTCCACCTGATAAGCGCTTCCGATGAACGCATTCTTCCCATCGGGGATTTCATTATTGGTCCCTGCCTTGTTGATCTCAAGGATGACGAAATATTAGAAGCGGTAATTATACCAAAAGTAAATTTTGATTGCATTTCATATCATAAAGCTGGCACAAGGCGTGCAACTGCACTATCTAAGTTGTCATTTGTGGGATTGGCCCGAGTTTGCGAAGAGCATATAGAAGATATACGCATTGCCTTTGGTGCTGTGGCACCGAAAGTAGTCCGCTCTAGAGAGACCGAGCTTACTATCATTGGTGCAGATGCTAAATCACTTGCTCTAATGGAAGATGAAATAATAAATTCTTATTCCCAAAAAATAAGACCTATAAATGACCAACGATCGACTGCAGAATACCGTAAAACAGTATGTCTAAGGCTTTTAAGAAATTATCTTAAGGAGTTAATATGA